The DNA segment ACATAAGTACCGGTGGGCTGGGGCTGGCCCTTAATAGTGCCGTCCCATCCCTCTTTGGGATTGGTGGAGTGATACACCAGTTGTCCGTAGCGGTTAAAAATGCGGAAGAAATAAATGTCTGTCATACCTACGGCCGTCATGCGGAAGCGGTCGTTCCGCCTGTCGCCATTGGGTGAAAATACATTGGGTATGTAAATAGCCGGCCCTTTGAATACTTTAATGTGGATGGTATCCGTGGAAGCGCATCCCATGGGCGTGTAGGCGGTGAGCACATAAGCAGTACTCTTTTTGATCAATGCAATGGGGTTGGCAATGGAGGGGTTACTTAACCCATCTGCCGGCGACCAGGTATACAGTAATCCGCCCGAACCCTGTAAGGGCAGCGGATGATTGTCGGTTACCACGGTATCATTACCGGCAAATGCATTGGTGGCATAGATATTAATCAACCTGCTGATGGTATCGGAGTAACAGCCATTATCGCCCAGGGCATATAATTTTACAGTATAGGCGCCTCCCTTGCTGTAAGTATGTTGCAGGCTGGTGGAACTGCCCCTGGCGCCATCGCCCAGGTCCCAATACCATCGCTGTATAGAAATGGCCGGATCAAGGTTATTGGCCGTAAAGGTAACCGGCACCCGGAAGCAGGTATCAGAGAAATCCATGTCTACCACCGGCGAAGGCGACATGATAACGGATTGGGTTACCGGATCAGATACACATCCTTCTTTTGTTTTCACCTGCAAACTGATCGTATGCGGACCCAATGGAAATGCCTGTTGAAAAGCAGGGCTGGTATTTGTAATGACCGACTGGCCATTGTTGATATTCCATTCCCAGCTATTGATGCTGCCGTATTGCACACCGGAAGTATCTGTAAAAATCACGGTGTTGCCATCACAGAATGAACCAGGCGGAAAGCCGAACCTGGCTACCGGTTTTGAGCCAACGATGATATTGGTTTTAAAGGTATCGGACAAGCAGCCATTATTGCCCAATATGTTCAGCTTTACCTGGTAGTTGCCAGGCGCAGGATATACATGCGGATCAGGCGTCTTGACTGAATCAATGGTGCCATCGCCAAAATCCCAATACCATTTTACGATGGTGCCAAAGGATGCTGAATTATCATTGAACTGGATGGGAGTGGGGAAGCAGGTAAGTTGATCCGGCGCCATGGCGAAGCCGGGATTCAGGGAGGTGCAAAACCGCTGGCGGTTATAGGAGCCGCCGGTACCGGCTGTAAATCCCCAGAATACCAGGGGATCATTGTTAAATACCTGGGATACCAGGTCAATGGTAGCCTGAACCCGTTCTACTCCATCTACCTGGGCCGACAATGTTTTGGTGGTTGCATTCCAGATGACGCGGAAAGTATGCCATTGGCCATCTTCAATGTTGTTATTACCCGACAGCACAGATACCGGCCCTGCCAGGTTATTGGAAGTGGTGTGATTGATGTCTCCATCACGGTTGATGGAAATATGGTCATACGCGGGATCACTCTGGTTACCGTTCTGCCAGGTATCAATCGGAATGCCGATAGAAGGTGTTACCCCTCCAAACCCCATTCCTTCGCCGGTGGAACCAATGCTGACACTGATGTTTTGTAATACAAAGACGATCCCGTCGGCCCCA comes from the Paraflavitalea devenefica genome and includes:
- a CDS encoding lectin-like domain-containing protein, producing MRSCLLYLLLWLSFSNALMAQSANPYHTNGAAYSENCNCYTLTNEQNTQSGSVWNKNKIDLNQSFDYKFNINLGSRDADGADGIVFVLQNISVSIGSTGEGMGFGGVTPSIGIPIDTWQNGNQSDPAYDHISINRDGDINHTTSNNLAGPVSVLSGNNNIEDGQWHTFRVIWNATTKTLSAQVDGVERVQATIDLVSQVFNNDPLVFWGFTAGTGGSYNRQRFCTSLNPGFAMAPDQLTCFPTPIQFNDNSASFGTIVKWYWDFGDGTIDSVKTPDPHVYPAPGNYQVKLNILGNNGCLSDTFKTNIIVGSKPVARFGFPPGSFCDGNTVIFTDTSGVQYGSINSWEWNINNGQSVITNTSPAFQQAFPLGPHTISLQVKTKEGCVSDPVTQSVIMSPSPVVDMDFSDTCFRVPVTFTANNLDPAISIQRWYWDLGDGARGSSTSLQHTYSKGGAYTVKLYALGDNGCYSDTISRLINIYATNAFAGNDTVVTDNHPLPLQGSGGLLYTWSPADGLSNPSIANPIALIKKSTAYVLTAYTPMGCASTDTIHIKVFKGPAIYIPNVFSPNGDRRNDRFRMTAVGMTDIYFFRIFNRYGQLVYHSTNPKEGWDGTIKGQPQPTGTYVWVVRGKDFTGRIHDQKGTFMLIR